One window of Mesorhizobium loti R88b genomic DNA carries:
- a CDS encoding class I SAM-dependent methyltransferase, which yields MSDLWANLFRTWDLIKAPLRPPADVVDVMKRLIDTDRAEMALLGVTPELARLGKSLVAIDANPHMIGALWIGDSATRKVVLGNWLDLPLLDNSIDAIVGDGCLSAVTSEAQRLRCLEEMARVLRPGGRAAIRLFARPAVTEPLDAIRADALGGRIKALAEIVLRAALSLPAAAPDYGLKMSAVLDAINEMFGDRKELMAAGAWEQDAFAFIDLYQGSDTICCWLNEAIHVAEAARYFADVRLVPSGTYPVADRCPILLLGSPHR from the coding sequence ATGTCCGACCTGTGGGCCAATCTGTTCCGTACATGGGATCTCATAAAGGCGCCGCTGCGGCCTCCCGCCGATGTCGTCGACGTTATGAAACGCCTGATCGATACAGACCGCGCCGAGATGGCTCTGCTTGGCGTCACGCCGGAATTGGCAAGGCTCGGCAAGTCCTTGGTGGCGATAGACGCCAACCCGCATATGATCGGCGCGTTGTGGATCGGCGATAGCGCGACCCGCAAGGTGGTTCTGGGAAACTGGCTCGATCTTCCATTGCTGGACAACAGCATCGACGCAATTGTCGGCGACGGTTGTCTTTCGGCCGTGACGAGCGAGGCTCAGCGGCTTCGGTGCCTGGAGGAAATGGCCAGGGTGCTGAGACCGGGTGGCCGGGCGGCCATCCGGCTTTTTGCGCGCCCGGCCGTGACCGAGCCGCTCGATGCAATAAGGGCCGATGCGTTGGGCGGCAGGATCAAGGCGCTGGCCGAGATCGTCCTGCGGGCCGCGCTGTCGCTTCCTGCCGCGGCGCCCGACTATGGGTTGAAGATGTCCGCCGTTCTGGACGCCATCAACGAGATGTTCGGTGACCGGAAGGAATTAATGGCGGCAGGCGCATGGGAGCAGGATGCCTTCGCTTTCATCGACCTGTATCAGGGGTCCGATACGATATGCTGCTGGCTGAACGAGGCGATCCACGTGGCGGAGGCTGCACGTTACTTTGCCGATGTCCGTCTCGTGCCAAGCGGTACCTACCCGGTCGCCGATCGCTGTCCGATCCTTCTGCTTGGCTCGCCGCACCGGTAG
- a CDS encoding ABC transporter substrate-binding protein, with product MNRIAVFAATLTLAAGLSAPVMAATSVTIGISGWTGFAPLTLAKQAGLFEKHGLDVTLKKVPQASRPLAIASGDLQCAATTVETWLVWNASGVTTKQIFQLDKSYGADGIVARNDIKTVADLKGKNVASSAPGTSPYFMLAWVLNKAGMSTKDVTVVNLEPDAAAQAFLAGQNDAAVTYEPFISAVRDKSDQGHILATTLDYPMVLDTVGCTPEFLKANPDAAKALADSYFEALDLIKKDPQKSYEIMGADVKQSAKEFEDSAKYLKWADKADNKQFFTKEFQDFSKTAGDLLLQMGLIKEAPDVTTLADTSAVAN from the coding sequence ATGAACAGGATCGCCGTTTTTGCCGCAACTTTGACGCTTGCCGCCGGTCTGTCCGCGCCGGTGATGGCCGCCACATCGGTCACCATCGGCATCAGCGGCTGGACCGGCTTCGCGCCGCTGACGCTTGCCAAGCAGGCAGGCCTCTTCGAGAAGCATGGGCTCGACGTGACGTTGAAGAAGGTGCCGCAGGCCAGCCGTCCGCTCGCCATTGCCAGCGGCGACCTGCAATGCGCCGCCACCACGGTCGAAACCTGGCTGGTGTGGAACGCCAGCGGGGTGACCACCAAGCAGATCTTCCAGCTCGACAAATCCTATGGCGCCGACGGTATTGTCGCCCGCAACGACATCAAGACCGTCGCCGATCTCAAGGGCAAGAACGTCGCCTCCTCGGCGCCGGGCACGTCGCCCTATTTCATGCTGGCCTGGGTGCTGAACAAGGCCGGCATGTCGACGAAGGATGTGACCGTCGTCAACCTTGAGCCGGACGCGGCGGCGCAGGCCTTCCTTGCCGGGCAGAACGATGCAGCGGTCACCTATGAGCCATTCATCTCGGCGGTGCGCGACAAGTCCGATCAGGGGCACATCCTGGCCACCACACTCGACTACCCGATGGTGCTCGACACGGTCGGCTGCACGCCCGAATTCCTCAAGGCCAATCCCGACGCCGCCAAGGCGCTGGCCGACAGCTATTTCGAAGCGCTCGACCTGATCAAGAAGGATCCGCAGAAATCCTACGAGATCATGGGCGCCGACGTGAAACAGTCGGCCAAGGAATTCGAGGATTCTGCCAAGTATCTGAAATGGGCTGATAAGGCCGATAACAAGCAGTTCTTCACCAAGGAATTCCAGGATTTCTCCAAGACCGCCGGCGATCTGCTGCTGCAGATGGGGCTGATCAAGGAAGCACCAGATGTCACCACGCTGGCCGACACCAGCGCGGTGGCGAACTGA